One region of Endozoicomonas sp. Mp262 genomic DNA includes:
- the rpsU gene encoding 30S ribosomal protein S21 encodes MPAVKVKENEPFDIALRRFKRSCEKAGVLAEVRRREHYEKPTSVRKRKAAAAVKRHLKKLQREQRRRERLY; translated from the coding sequence ATGCCTGCTGTTAAAGTTAAAGAGAATGAACCGTTTGACATAGCGCTGCGTCGCTTTAAGCGCTCCTGCGAGAAAGCTGGAGTACTGGCCGAAGTGCGTCGCCGTGAGCACTACGAAAAGCCTACTTCTGTTCGCAAGCGTAAAGCTGCCGCTGCCGTCAAGCGCCATCTTAAAAAACTGCAGCGCGAACAGCGTCGTCGCGAACGCCTGTATTAA
- a CDS encoding GatB/YqeY domain-containing protein: MSECKVKDQLTDAMKESMRNRDKARLGTVRLALAELKRVEVDEKALDDKRALAVLDKMAKQRRDAMAQFESAGRTDLADQEKLELEILAEFLPEQLSEQALTEMVKNAISDSGAQSMRDMGKVMAIVKPQAQGRADMSLISKIVKSTLSGS; encoded by the coding sequence ATGAGCGAGTGCAAGGTCAAAGACCAACTGACGGATGCCATGAAGGAATCCATGCGTAATCGCGACAAGGCTCGACTAGGTACTGTGAGGCTGGCACTGGCAGAACTAAAACGCGTTGAAGTTGACGAGAAAGCACTCGACGACAAGCGCGCCCTGGCCGTACTGGATAAAATGGCAAAGCAACGACGCGATGCCATGGCACAGTTCGAATCCGCAGGGCGCACTGATCTCGCAGATCAGGAAAAGCTGGAACTTGAGATTCTGGCGGAATTCCTGCCCGAACAGCTCTCCGAGCAGGCTCTGACCGAAATGGTTAAAAACGCCATTTCAGACAGCGGTGCGCAAAGCATGCGTGATATGGGAAAGGTTATGGCCATAGTCAAGCCTCAGGCCCAGGGTCGAGCAGATATGTCCCTTATCAGCAAGATTGTAAAATCAACACTCTCTGGCAGCTGA